Proteins encoded within one genomic window of Trichoderma asperellum chromosome 2, complete sequence:
- a CDS encoding uncharacterized protein (EggNog:ENOG41) translates to MLGHNTLCYFLSNEHQDMADTGQLGAEKRRRRFRDLFKRSSRASPPSIASASQTRVQLSSSQLLSPVLASLPSLGSDPPQVSAPSSLPVLGAPTVSLSGQQSTTSLNLWEEVFGKVNKGTQEWIQKQGLNSLASAVAKPEDLIKQLSDLIKEKEKIFEEKDSPMKIKIGNQEIIFRAYIADVIGFLTMAGDVAINFAPPQASAPWAAAKAVLKVSGIHMRDTNEMYNVDDFSDPSQTN, encoded by the coding sequence ATGTTGGGCCACAACACTCTTTGCTATTTTCTCAGTAACGAACACCAAGATATGGCTGATACGGGCCAATTAGGAGCGGAAAAGCGTCGGAGGAGGTTTCGTGATTTATTCAAGCGATCGTCTCGAGCAAGCCCTCCATCAATTGCTTCGGCTTCTCAGACTCGGGTGCAGCTTTCAAGTTCGCAACTTTTATCGCCTGTACTGGCCTCTTTACCATCGTTGGGCTCTGACCCGCCTCAAGTTTCAgcaccttcttctcttccggTTTTAGGAGCGCCAACGGTATCTCTTTCAGGTCAACAATCCACTACATCATTAAATCTTTGGGAGGAGGTTTTCGGCAAAGTCAATAAAGGAACCCAAGAATGGATTCAGAAACAGGGACTCAATTCTCTGGCTTCAGCAGTAGCAAAGCCGGAAGATCTGATAAAACAGCTTAGTGATCTcattaaagaaaaggaaaagatatttgaagagaaagattcACCAATGAAGATCAAGATTGGCAATCAAGAGATAATTTTCCGAGCGTACATTGCCGATGTGATCGGTTTTCTTACAATGGCTGGGGACGTCGCCATCAACTTCGCGCCGCCGCAAGCTAGTGCCCCTTGGGCTGCCGCAAAGGCGGTGCTGAAAGTAAGCGGTATTCACATGCGTGATACAAATGAAATGTATAATGTTGATGATTTCTCAGATCCCAGTCAAACAAATTGA
- a CDS encoding uncharacterized protein (TransMembrane:3 (o14-35i77-95o204-226i)) codes for MSSSDYSYDEQGQFFPFFILTVTGLVTLPLTYSLFRRSTDDDALAPRISSDYKTKHADVVVSLRKAQKRKQRKIKRAIFVVLGWALMAGMVYLIIVTQRIVPKIWNPYDILGISESFTEKQIKSHYKRLSVKFHPDKVRPDPSKNETLEMLNDRYVELTKAYQALTDEDVRNNYIQYGHPDGKQSFSIGIALPQFIIAEGNGKYLILLYTGLMGILLPYLVGSWWYGTKRMSKEGVLMESANRLFRHYNEEIDEGGIITALSTGKEFEAILKGDQAESGLSKIESRISAEGESSPFACGFSLKDKEKLEDLDSGVRRKVLALLWAYLGRVELDDPALTKAKFEVGAIARTLNQSFAAIALAFGNIGPIAGSFKANQHLIQAVSPKSSPLLQLPHINDKVAAAIEGDSKIHLTVQQFMDLPDAERRQLAVGKDLLTEEQYKETISVGKQLPFFRVAKAFFKVTGEKVIIPSSLVTLVIKGRFIPPGTEKVPAIDEVSLEDIDPAEDDLDALMGRKKKIVKGPDGKPVAVEENSALPPLTFAPHYARDHSPKWYAFLSDSKQDKMAVPPFTFDKFDQPIFTEDGKPTFNMQTLKAQFAAPPQPGHYTFCMHVVCDSYVGFDTKMEVTLVVEDASKAAEMEAEDEISEPEEDSIAGQMQALKGQPTAQASKPKRKQDSSDEESGTDEEEDDTSDTNTDTEDES; via the exons CATCTCGTCCGATTACAAAACAAAGCATGCCGATGTCGTAGTGTCGCTGCGCAAGgcgcagaagaggaagcagaggaagattAAGAGGGCGATATTCGTTGTTTTGGGATGGGCGCTCATGGCGGGCATGGTCTATCTTATTATTGTCACACAAAGAATCGTTCCCAAGATTTGGAATCCCTACGATATTCTGGGCATCTCAGAG TCATTTACTGAAAAACAAATCAAATCCCATTACAAGAGACTCTCTGTCAAATTCCACCCGGACAAGGTCAGGCCGGACCCCTCCAAGAATGAGACTCTGGAGATGCTTAACGACCGATACGTCGAACTCACAAAAGCCTACCAAGCCCTGACAGATGAGGACGTACGAAACAACTACATCCAGTACGGCCACCCTGATGGCAAGCAGAGCTTCAGCATCGGCATTGCGCTACCTCAGTTCATCATCGCCGAGGGCAACGGCAAATACCTGATTCTGCTCTACACCGGTCTTATGGGTATTCTACTTCCCTACCTTGTTGGCTCATGGTGGTATGGTACCAAGCGGATGTCAAAAGAAGGCGTCCTAATGGAAAGTGCCAACCGTCTATTCAGACACTACAACGAAGAGATTGACGAGGGTGGTATCATTACTGCTCTCAGCACTGGCAAGGAATTCGAGGCCATCCTCAAGGGAGACCAAGCCGAGTCTGGCCTTTCCAAAATTGAGTCCCGGATCTCAGCAGAGGGTGAAAGTTCGCCATTTGCGTGTGGTTTCTCtctcaaggacaaggaaaagCTCGAAGACCTCGATAGTGGCGTACGACGCAAGGTGCTTGCTTTACTGTGGGCTTATCTTGGTCGCGTCGAGCTCGATGACCCTGCACTGACCAAGGCCAAGTTCGAAGTTGGCGCGATTGCCCGGACACTGAACCAGTCTTTCGCAGCGATTGCATTGGCATTCGGCAACATTGGCCCCATCGCAGGATCATTCAAAGCAAACCAGCATCTCATCCAGGCAGTATCTCCCAAGtcatctcctctcctccagctccctcACATCAACGACAAGGTTGCCGCGGCCATTGAAGGCGATTCAAAGATCCATCTGACTGTTCAGCAATTCATGGACCTCCCCGACGCCGAGCGAAGACAGCTCGCTGTTGGCAAGGATCTCCTTACCGAAGAGCAGTACAAGGAAACCATCAGTGTCGGAAAGCAGCTCCCTTTCTTCCGTGTTGCCAAGGCGTTCTTCAAGGTTACTGGCGAAAAGGTCATTATTCCTTCATCTCTTGTCACTCTGGTCATCAAAGGCCGTTTCATCCCTCCTGGTACCGAGAAAGTTCCAGCTATCGATGAGGTTTCCTTGGAAGATATTGATCCCGCTGAAGATGATCTGGATGCGCTTATGggccgcaagaagaagattgtcaAGGGCCCTGATGGAAAGCCTGTCGCCGTTGAGGAGAATTCTGCCCTGCCACCTTTGACTTTTGCCCCCCACTACGCCCGAGACCACTCGCCCAAGTGGTACGCTTTCCTCAGTGACTCCAAGCAGGACAAGATGGCCGTTCCTCCTTTCACCTTTGACAAGTTTGATCAGCCCATCTTTACCGAGGACGGCAAGCCCACCTTTAACATGCAGACTCTCAAGGCTCAGTTCGCCGCTCCTCCTCAACCAGGCCACTACACTTTCTGCATGCACGTCGTCTGCGATTCTTATGTCGGTTTCGATACCAAGATGGAAGTCACTCTTGTTGTGGAAGATGCTAGCAAGGCGGCCGAGATGGAGGCCGAAGACGAAATTAGCGAACCCGAAGAAG ACTCTATTGCTGGACAAATGCAGGCTCTCAAGGGGCAACCTACCGCCCAGGCTTCCAAGCCGAAGCGAAAGCAGGACAGCTCTGACGAAGAGTCCGGcacagacgaagaggaggatgacaCAAGTGACACGAATACTGATACGGAAGATGAGAGCTGA
- a CDS encoding uncharacterized protein (EggNog:ENOG41) — translation MAALAGTIQLFTRIIRRGQVYELLYNKAILTKEGALRNLHDALIDLYVAATELLARSDTLIESGIVRQTLNTILRPEQASGLISDLLKKEQILLYEVQSCEALRNEKATKQIDEKLNTLLAKLDKIPSPLTRIDEGVAKLLEKVKSDELEKLMDFISSEQFGKGHSTIKDTRIKNTGDWLINHESFRDWQGIASSSTLLCLKGTVGTGKTYLTSRVIDHVKQTLEASPHDEGFAFFYCTRSGPSMQDPLVVLHSFVRQLSYKSNNYSYIQSNVIQRCEIAKREGRNLSYTDCKELILESMNLYSKTTIILDALDESDITSYNLAEIIIDLMDKALKPVKIFISSRPDREFLEAFEAKATITVNSSNQQGDIEKYLAEVLYSTKFFKKRKTGIQQVIKETFSSQNDGMFRWVYLQTKSLQKCISDDAVRTWAKTIPRDLMAAYDRLWDDLENQHNESDMALAVRAIKWVLCSFTPLTSTILLEAIRYAHKGDRFVRIELRAEQEILSLCQDLLTVDVARGVWMLPHASVAEYFESKGMILGECDAFVSKILLGFLMTPKLESPYDTDGEPYDTDGEPYDTDGEPYDTDGEPYDTDGDSDLESVVSDADVGFKVTRWHWPTKFKSVDMDAEFGLNVIITHGYSQFKSVDTASVPEMFESYVIRTWFKHVQRYDKWLGSLEDTSPETELTALLKCFLGSPGDSSGYYRRWVFHLVFGKLEPTNMAILVMCRYGFYYTLRDWWEKDQIDQNLALTEGKGSLEYEDDGYLSFNLLDLAAMGGCMPICRYLVSVIGVIGHQGRYCRAASKAISRGNKTAAKLLVEAANVDFNTMYKDTDWTLTQFTAMHGASGMLQWAMDQGWVDVNRQGGVNFGNALIAAAKEGTPQSVEMLLRAGADANAIAECGKYGSALIAAAAASPMDHCEKKIVTLLDSGADVNQVPSVGNYGSALESCIWRVFYMAQLIYRPQYMVQFIDENHNARIVELLLKAGADPAMTCNVGEHGSALAAAAFFGLKDFLAMMVNAAGRERAIECLRQSRHPSKVRFTRQRSNRHKRRRAEAWRRDVAEIATYLAVEVGVDKETLRGIGVYGVTFEEDHFGGYSIRSN, via the exons ATGGCGGCCCTTGCTGGAACAATTCAGCTGTTCACTCGTATTATCCGCCGAGGTCAGGTGTACGAGCTATTATACAATAAGGCAATATTGACTAAAGAGGGAGCCTTACGCAATCTACATGACGCCCTTATTGACTTGTATGTTGCAGCAACAGAGCTGCTGGCCCGGTCAGATACTTTAATTGAAAGCGGAATAGTCAGACAGACATTGAACACTATTCTCCGACCAGAGCAAGCCTCGGGTCTCATCTCAGATCTACTTAAGAAAGAGCAGATATTGTTATACGAAGTCCAAAGTTGTGAAGCTTTAAGAAATGAAAAAGCTACAAAACAAATAGACGAAAAGCTAAACACCTTGTTGGCGAAACTCGATAAAATCCCATCGCCCCTGACACGAATTGATGAAGGAGTCGCCAAACTGCTCGAGAAAGTCAAAAGTGATGAGCTAGAGAAGCTTATGGACTTTATCAGCTCTGAACAATTCGGAAAAGGTCACTCTACAATTAAGGAtacaagaataaaaaatacaggCGATTGGCTTATAAACCATGAAAGCTTTCGGGACTGGCAGGGTattgcttcatcttcaacgcTATTATGCCTTAAAGGAACTG TTGGTACCGGCAAGACATATCTCACATCGCGTGTCATTGATCATGTTAAACAAACATTGGAAGCATCTCCACATGACGAAGGATTTGCCTTTTTCTATTGCACCCGATCTGGACCGTCAATGCAAGATCCCCTTGTCGTCCTCCACAGCTTCGTTCGTCAGCTGTCCTATAAGTCAAAcaactatagctatattcAAAGCAACGTCATCCAAAGATGCGAAATagcgaaaagagaagggagaaaCCTAAGTTATACGGACTGCAAAGAACTCATCCTGGAGTCCATGAATCTCTATTCAAAGACGACAATTATCCTCGATGCTTTAGATGAATCCGACATCACATCGTATAATCTAGCAGAAATTATTATTGATTTAATGGATAAAGCCTTAAAGCCAGTcaagatatttatatcaaGTCGCCCAGATAGAGAATTCTTGGAGGCATTCGAAGCCAAGGCTACAATTACGGTCAATAGTAGCAACCAGCAAGGCGACATCGAGAAATATCTTGCAGAAGTACTCTATTCTACTAAATTCTTTAAGAAGCGAAAAACAGGAATTCAACAAGTGATAAAAGAAACGTTTAGTTCGCAAAATGACGGAAT GTTTCGATGGGTGTATCTTCAGACAAAAAGTCTTCAAAAGTGTATCTCAGATGATGCAGTAAGAACGTGGGCCAAGACGATACCTCGTGATTTAATGGCGGCGTACGATCGGCTCTGGGATGATCTAGAAAACCAGCATAATGAAAGCGATATGGCACTCGCCGTGCGTGCCATTAAGTGGGTGTTGTGTTCATTTACACCACTTACATCAACAATTCTCTTGGAAGCAATTAGATATGCTCACAAGGGAGATCGTTTCGTACGAATTGAGCTGCGGGCTGAACAAGAAATCTTATCGCTTTGTCAAGACCTTTTAACAGTTGATGTAGCGAGAGGAGTATGGATGCTACCACATGCCTCTGTTGCTGAATATTTTGAGTCAAAGGGCATGATTTTAGGAGAATGTGACGCATTTGTTTCTAAAATTCTGCTCGGATTTCTTATGACTCCGAAGCTGGAGTCACCTTATGATACAGACGGGGAACCTTATGATACAGACGGGGAACCTTATGATACAGACGGGGAACCTTATGATACAGACGGGGAACCTTATGATACAGACGGGGATTCTGACCTAGAATCAGTCGTTTCAGATGCGGATGTTGGCTTTAAAGTGACCAGGTGGCATTGGCCTACGAAATTTAAATCGGTCGACATGGATGCGGAATTCGGCCTTAACGTGATCATTACGCATGGGTATAGCCAATTTAAATCAGTCGATACGGCCAGCGTCCCAGAAATGTTCGAGAGCTATGTTATTAGGACGTGGTTTAAACACGTCCAGCGCTACGACAAGTGGTTGGGTTCATTGGAAGACACATCTCCTGAAACAGAACTCACGGCTCTTCTCAAGTGCTTCCTTGGTTCGCCGGGAGACAGCAGTGGCTATTATAGAAGGTGGGTGTTTCACTTGGTATTTGGGAAGCTAGAGCCAACCAATATGGCTATTTTGGTGATGTGTCGATACGGATTCTACTACACTTTGCGTGATTGGTGGGAGAAGGACCAAATCGACCAAAACTTGGCTCTTACAGAAGGCAAAGGAAGTCTAGAATACGAGGACGATGgctatttatcttttaatcTGCTGGATCTTGCAGCAATGGGAGGATGCATGCCGATTTGCAGGTACTTGGTGAGCGTTATTGGCGTAATTGGCCACCAAGGAAGATATTGCCGAGCGGCGAGCAAAGCGATATCAAGAGGCAACAAAACTGCGGCCAAGCTTTTGGTGGAGGCAGCAAACGTCGACTTCAACACGATGTACAAGGATACAGACTGGACTTTGACCCAATTCACGGCAATGCATGGTGCTTCTGGTATGCTGCAGTGGGCTATGGATCAAGGCTGGGTCGACGTGAACAGACAAGGCGGCGTCAACTTTGGTAATGCCCTGATCGCGGCCGCAAAAGAAGGGACTCCTCAATCAGTTGAAATGTTGCTacgagctggagctgatgcAAATGCCATTGCGGAATGCGGCAAGTATGGGAGCGCTCtcattgcagcagcagctgcttctcctaTGGACCATTGCGAGAAAAAGATTGTGACACTTCTTGACAGCGGCGCAGACGTCAACCAAGTCCCAAGTGTTGGGAACTACGGCAGCGCTTTGGAATCGTGCATCTGGCGCGTCTTCTACATGGCTCAATTAATTTACAGACCCCAGTACATGGTCCAATTTATCGACGAGAATCACAACGCACGGATTGTGGAACTTCTATTGAAGGCCGGGGCTGATCCTGCGATGACCTGCAATGTCGGCGAACATGGCAGCGCACTTGCGGCTGCAGCATTCTTTGGATTGAAAGACttcttggcgatgatggtCAACGCCGCTGGGAGGGAGCGGGCAATCGAATGTCTGCGGCAGAGCAGGCACCCCTCAAAGGTAAGATTCACGAGACAAAGAAGTAATCGCCATAAAAGACGTAGAGCCGAAGCATGGAGGAGGGATGTAGCAGAGATTGCAACATATCTTGCTGTTGAGGTGGGCGTGGACAAGGAAACGCTCCGCGGTATTGGTGTCTATGGTGTCACATTTGAGGAAGATCATTTCGGGGGCTATTCTATCAGGTCCAATTAG
- a CDS encoding uncharacterized protein (EggNog:ENOG41): protein MAPARRGQPSALSVPLPASSAALVDLPPISALFLIDFDVKAGYTIAWKQAIPGLELEGLVEYKSLPSGLHTVSDDLIYFVHDGAHAGLSAFVNEPCEEEEARHARMISVGILVPLSYGRLGRAWRHADNLKQMAANLVKDRTQTEILEKYWNTNKAREGESFSTIATPISPVPDSSRKAHDRSSSLTDGVSLFQPEHKLSPYHPAWSLPELLDRFGPLIFPIHRAALLRQRILISCHAPVHEICNFVYNISILSNIPLSITDSLPTPSPPQRLRPLFSIGVHDISFLMDDLKASKRNRNDENAVDDADESGSGWIACTTDSILATKDTLWDMLITMPPDYSANAKEKAWPIVECPGGKPVKATQRDLRRFNALRTGLARLAASPPTPTLGQDPRSPESETSAVRLSTSHSARLVKDEPYGATDNLVEPVTWAAFAYNGFMWWASAGEQIRSEEQEESTRDSALLADLLSPTSPNIGSMSMPPPASSPSQAEPLSNSIASLAARRSSVDGEANIELAIITYFHRLTTQMLSVLVDIVDAADESYRDSNDSGGADGDEDETEDLILSGSDDSDSAVTIDSRSIENMGLDVWSASDALFVQELVAVYFGRQVVIEGKGVEVCGVRVC, encoded by the exons ATGGCTCCAGCTCGCCGAGGCCAGCCGTCTGCGCTCTCCGTCCCTCTTCCCGCTTCTTCTGCCGCGCTCGTCGATCTGCCGCCCATTTCTGCTCTGTTCCTCATTGACTTTGACGTCAAGGCCGGCTACACAATTGCCTGGAAACAAGCCATTCCGGGTCTCGAACTCGAGGGTCTCGTCGAATATAAGTCGCTGCCGTCCGGCCTACACACCGTCTCCGATGACCTCATATACTTTGTCCATGATGGTGCGCATGCGGGCTTGAGCGCATTTGTCAATGAGCcttgcgaagaagaagaggctcgcCATGCTCGAATGATTTCCGTGGGAATTCTTGTTCCCCTGAGCTATGGAAGGCTGGGGCGGGCATGGAGGCATGCCGACAACTTGAAGCAGATGGCGGC GAACCTCGTCAAGGATCGCACTCAAACCGAAATATTAGAAAAATACTGGAATACCAACAAGgccagagagggagagagttTCTCAACTATCGCCACCCCCATCTCTCCGGTACCAGATTCGTCGCGCAAGGCTCACGACCGAAGTTCATCTCTCACCGATGGCGTTTCATTATTCCAGCCTGAGCACAAGCTCTCTCCTTACCATCCTGCATGGAGCCTTCCCGAGCTGCTGGACAGATTCGGGCCCTTGATTTTCCCTATCCATCGAGCCGCCTTGCTTCGACAACGTATATTAATATCGTGCCATGCTCCGGTACATGAGATTTGCAACTTTG tatataatatatccATCTTATCCAATATCCCACTCTCCATCACAGACTCGCTACCTACACCTTCTCCACCTCAGCGTCTTCGGCCTCTATTCAGCATTGGCGTGCATGACATTTCGTTTCTCATGGATGATCTCAAGGCATCAAAACGTAACCGCAATGATGAAAACGCCGTCGACGACGCTGATGAATCGGGCTCTGGGTGGATTGCCTGCACCACTGACAGCATCCTCGCAACCAAGGACACTCTCTGGGATATGCTCATCACGATGCCTCCAGATTACTCTGCaaatgctaaagaaaaagcttgGCCGATTGTAGAGTGCCCTGGCGGAAAACCAGTCAAGGCTACTCAGCGTGATCTGCGTCGCTTTAACGCCCTACGTACGGGCCTCGCACGCTTGGCTGCGAGCCCACCGACGCCGACTCTAGGTCAAGACCCCCGATCCCCTGAATCTGAGACCTCGGCAGTGAGGTTATCTACTAGCCATTCCGCTAGGCTAGTTAAAGATGAACCTTATGGAGCAACTGACAATCTCGTCGAACCCGTCACCTGGGCGGCTTTTGCCTATAATGGCTTCATGTGGTGGGCCAGCGCTGGTGAGCAGATTCGCTCAGAAGAACAGGAAGAGTCAACTCGCGATtcagctcttcttgccgATCTATTATCTCCAACCAGCCCCAATATCGGATCTATGTCAATGCCCCCGCCTGCTTCGTCGCCGTCACAAGCAGAGCCCCTCAGTAATTCAATCGCCTCTCTTGCCGCCCGCCGCTCAAGTGTCGACGGAGAAGCTAACATCGAGCTGGCCATCATAACTTACTTCCATCGTCTCACCACGCAAATGCTCTCTGTCCTGGTGGACATAGTCGACGCTGCCGATGAATCGTATCGCGACAGCAATGATAGCGGAGGTGCCGACGGAGATGAGGACGAAACCGAGGACTTGATTCTCAGTGGCAGTGATGATTCCGACTCCGCTGTTACCATAGATAGCCGGTCCATTGAGAATATGGGCCTCGATGTTTGGAGCGCCAGCGATGCTCTGTTTGTGCAGGAGCTTGTTGCCGTGTACTTTGGCAGGCAGGTCGTCATTGAAGGGAAAGGGGTTGAAGTATGCGGCGTACGAGTATGTTGA